From a region of the Streptomyces caniferus genome:
- a CDS encoding TetR/AcrR family transcriptional regulator has translation MARRYDPDRRQRIIDAAIAVVGERGIAGLSHRAVAAAADVPLGSTTYHFASLDELLVAALRQSNVVCLADFARWVDGIDPAAPLAEEVARLVEDTLAGDRRRMELEYELYLAALRHEAVRPIAAECLDEMVRLLGQRIGDVRTARTVVALTDGLVLQHLLTGQPFDPEAVRAGLAGVLG, from the coding sequence ATGGCCCGGCGCTACGACCCGGACCGGCGGCAGCGGATCATCGACGCGGCGATCGCCGTGGTCGGTGAGCGCGGGATCGCCGGGCTCAGCCACCGCGCCGTGGCCGCCGCGGCGGATGTGCCGCTCGGCTCGACCACGTACCACTTCGCGTCCCTGGACGAGCTGCTGGTCGCCGCGCTGCGGCAGTCCAACGTCGTGTGCCTGGCCGACTTCGCACGCTGGGTCGACGGGATCGACCCGGCGGCACCGCTCGCGGAGGAGGTCGCGAGGCTGGTCGAGGACACGCTGGCCGGTGACCGCAGGCGGATGGAGCTGGAGTACGAGCTGTATCTGGCGGCGCTGCGGCACGAGGCGGTGCGGCCGATCGCCGCCGAGTGCCTGGACGAGATGGTGCGGCTGCTCGGACAACGGATCGGTGATGTGCGCACGGCGCGGACGGTGGTGGCCCTCACCGACGGGCTGGTGTTGCAGCATCTGCTGACCGGGCAGCCCTTCGACCCCGAGGCGGTGCGGGCCGGGCTGGCCGGGGTGCTGGGCTGA
- the dapD gene encoding 2,3,4,5-tetrahydropyridine-2,6-dicarboxylate N-succinyltransferase: MTDAAVSASRTTGAVAAGLATVTSDGTVLDTWFPAPELIGAPGPAGTEHLDDERATELLGAAVLKAIGPDPVRDVEVVAVRTVIASLDDKPLDAHDAYLRLHLLSHRLVTPHGQNLEGLFGLLSNVAWSSLGPVAVDQVETVRLNARAEGLHLQVTSIDKFPRMTDYVAPAGVRIADADRVRLGAHLAAGTTVMHEGFVNFNAGTLGTSMVEGRISAGVVVGDGSDIGGGASTMGTLSGGGKQIISIGERCLLGAESGIGIALGDECVVEAGLYVTAGTRVTLPDGQIVKALELSGADNILFRRNSTTGTVEARPNKATWGGLNEVLHSHN, from the coding sequence ATGACCGATGCTGCTGTTTCCGCTTCCCGTACGACCGGCGCCGTCGCCGCCGGGCTCGCCACCGTCACCTCCGACGGCACCGTTCTCGACACCTGGTTCCCGGCGCCCGAGCTGATCGGTGCGCCCGGCCCGGCCGGCACCGAGCACCTCGACGACGAGCGCGCCACCGAACTGCTGGGCGCCGCCGTGCTCAAGGCGATCGGCCCCGACCCGGTCCGTGATGTCGAGGTCGTCGCCGTCCGTACGGTCATCGCCTCCCTCGACGACAAGCCGCTGGACGCGCACGATGCCTACCTGCGCCTCCACCTGCTCAGCCACCGGCTGGTCACGCCGCACGGGCAGAACCTGGAGGGCCTCTTCGGGCTGCTGTCCAACGTCGCCTGGTCCTCGCTGGGCCCGGTCGCCGTCGACCAGGTGGAGACGGTGCGGCTGAACGCCCGCGCCGAGGGGCTGCACCTCCAGGTCACCAGCATCGACAAGTTCCCGCGGATGACCGACTACGTCGCGCCCGCCGGGGTGCGGATCGCGGACGCCGACCGGGTGCGCCTGGGCGCGCACCTCGCGGCCGGCACCACCGTCATGCACGAGGGCTTCGTCAACTTCAACGCCGGGACCCTGGGCACCTCCATGGTCGAGGGCCGGATCAGCGCGGGCGTGGTCGTCGGCGACGGCTCCGACATCGGCGGCGGCGCCTCCACCATGGGCACCCTCTCGGGCGGCGGCAAGCAGATCATCTCCATCGGTGAGCGCTGCCTGCTGGGCGCCGAGTCGGGCATCGGCATCGCGCTCGGCGACGAGTGCGTCGTCGAGGCCGGGCTGTACGTGACCGCCGGTACCCGCGTCACGCTGCCCGACGGCCAGATCGTCAAGGCCCTGGAGCTCTCCGGCGCGGACAACATCCTCTTCCGCCGCAACTCCACCACCGGCACCGTCGAGGCCCGTCCGAACAAGGCGACCTGGGGCGGCCTCAACGAGGTGCTGCACAGCCACAACTGA
- the sufU gene encoding Fe-S cluster assembly sulfur transfer protein SufU, whose product MKLDSMYQDVILDHYKHPHGRGLRDGDAEVHHVNPTCGDEITLRVRLDGATIEDVSYEGQGCSISQASASVLNDLLVGKELGEAQKIQETFLELMQSKGQVEPDDAMEEVLEDAVAFAGVSKYPARVKCALLSWMAWKDATAKALSEEAKTA is encoded by the coding sequence GTGAAGCTGGATTCCATGTACCAGGACGTCATCCTGGACCACTACAAGCACCCGCACGGGCGCGGTCTTCGGGACGGCGACGCCGAGGTGCACCACGTCAACCCCACCTGCGGCGACGAGATCACGCTGCGCGTGCGGCTCGACGGCGCGACGATTGAGGATGTGTCCTACGAGGGCCAGGGCTGCTCCATCAGCCAGGCCAGCGCGTCGGTGCTCAACGACCTCCTGGTCGGCAAGGAGCTCGGCGAGGCGCAGAAGATCCAGGAGACGTTCCTGGAGCTGATGCAGTCCAAGGGGCAGGTCGAGCCGGATGACGCCATGGAGGAGGTGCTGGAGGACGCGGTGGCGTTCGCCGGTGTCTCGAAGTACCCGGCGCGCGTGAAGTGCGCGCTGCTCAGCTGGATGGCCTGGAAGGACGCCACGGCCAAGGCCCTCTCCGAGGAGGCGAAGACCGCATGA
- a CDS encoding DMT family transporter: MAYLMLAGAILSEVLATTAMKYSDGFSKLWPSLYTAAGYLLAFFLLAQTLRTMSVGTAYAIWAGIGTALIAAIGMVFLGESASALKILGVLLVIAGVVVLNLDGAH; the protein is encoded by the coding sequence ATGGCCTATCTGATGCTCGCCGGCGCGATCCTGTCCGAGGTGCTCGCGACCACCGCGATGAAGTACAGCGACGGCTTCAGCAAGCTGTGGCCGTCGCTGTACACCGCGGCGGGCTACCTCCTCGCCTTCTTCCTCCTCGCGCAGACGCTCAGGACGATGAGCGTCGGCACCGCCTACGCCATCTGGGCGGGCATCGGAACCGCGCTGATCGCCGCGATCGGGATGGTCTTCCTGGGGGAGAGCGCCAGTGCGCTCAAGATCCTCGGGGTGCTGCTGGTCATCGCCGGGGTCGTGGTGCTGAATCTGGACGGGGCGCACTGA
- a CDS encoding cysteine desulfurase codes for MTQLPGLLDTEAIRKDFPLLDRQVHDGKKVVYLDNAATSQKPRQVLDALNAYYERHNANVHRGVHVLAEEATALYEGARDKVAAFINAPSRDEVIFTKNASESLNLVANMLGWAEEPYRVDRETEIVITEMEHHSNIVPWQLLSQRTGAKLKWFGITDDGRLDLSNIEEIITEQTKIVSFTLVSNIMGTINPVETIIRRAQEVGALVCIDASQAAPHMVLDVQALQADFVAFTGHKMCGPTGIGVLWGRQELLEDLPPFLGGGEMIETVSMHSSTYAPAPHKFEAGTPPIAQAVGLGAAVDYLSSIGMDHIAAHEHAITEYAVKRLLEVPDLRIIGPSTAEDRGATLSFTLGDIHPHDVGQVLDEQGIAVRVGHHCARPVCLRFGIPATTRASFYLYSTPAEVDALVEGLEHVRNFFG; via the coding sequence GTGACACAGCTGCCGGGCCTCCTCGACACAGAGGCGATCCGTAAGGACTTCCCCCTTCTGGACCGTCAGGTCCACGACGGGAAGAAGGTCGTGTACCTGGACAACGCGGCGACCTCCCAGAAGCCGCGCCAGGTCCTCGACGCCCTGAACGCCTACTACGAACGCCACAACGCCAACGTCCACCGCGGCGTGCATGTGCTCGCCGAGGAGGCCACGGCGCTGTACGAAGGTGCCCGTGACAAGGTGGCCGCCTTCATCAACGCACCGAGCCGCGACGAGGTGATCTTCACCAAGAACGCCTCGGAATCGCTCAACCTCGTGGCCAACATGCTCGGCTGGGCCGAAGAGCCCTACCGCGTGGACCGCGAGACCGAGATCGTCATCACGGAGATGGAGCACCACTCCAACATCGTTCCGTGGCAGCTGCTCTCGCAGCGCACCGGTGCGAAGCTGAAGTGGTTCGGCATCACTGACGACGGCCGTCTCGACCTGTCCAACATCGAAGAGATCATCACGGAGCAGACGAAGATCGTCTCCTTCACGCTGGTCTCCAACATCATGGGCACCATCAACCCGGTCGAGACGATCATCCGCCGCGCCCAGGAGGTCGGCGCGCTGGTCTGCATCGACGCCTCGCAGGCCGCCCCGCACATGGTGCTGGACGTGCAGGCGCTGCAGGCCGACTTCGTGGCCTTCACCGGCCACAAGATGTGCGGCCCGACCGGCATCGGTGTGCTGTGGGGCCGCCAGGAGCTGCTGGAGGACCTCCCGCCGTTCCTCGGTGGCGGCGAGATGATCGAGACCGTCTCGATGCACTCCTCGACCTATGCGCCCGCACCGCACAAGTTCGAGGCCGGTACGCCCCCGATCGCCCAGGCCGTCGGCCTCGGCGCGGCCGTGGACTACCTCTCCTCGATCGGCATGGACCACATCGCCGCGCACGAGCACGCGATCACCGAGTACGCCGTCAAGCGGCTGCTGGAGGTCCCCGACCTGCGCATCATCGGCCCGAGCACGGCCGAGGACCGCGGGGCGACGCTCTCCTTCACGCTCGGTGACATCCACCCGCACGACGTCGGCCAGGTGCTGGACGAGCAGGGCATCGCCGTCCGCGTGGGGCACCACTGCGCACGGCCGGTCTGCCTGCGCTTCGGAATTCCTGCGACCACGCGAGCGTCGTTCTATCTGTACTCCACGCCCGCCGAGGTCGATGCCTTGGTCGAGGGCCTGGAGCACGTCCGCAACTTCTTCGGTTAA
- a CDS encoding non-heme iron oxygenase ferredoxin subunit, with product MTYVRAAALSELEDDTPKRVELDGTPVSLVRTEGEVFAINDICSHANVSLSEGEVEDCSIECWLHGSSFDLRTGKPNGLPATRPVPVYPVKIEGDDVLVSVTQES from the coding sequence ATGACGTACGTACGCGCAGCGGCGCTCAGCGAGCTGGAGGACGACACCCCCAAGAGGGTGGAGCTCGACGGCACGCCCGTCTCCCTGGTCCGCACCGAGGGCGAGGTGTTCGCGATCAACGACATCTGCTCGCATGCGAACGTCTCCCTCTCGGAGGGCGAGGTCGAGGACTGCTCGATCGAGTGCTGGCTGCACGGTTCGAGCTTCGACCTGCGTACCGGCAAGCCGAACGGCCTTCCCGCGACGCGCCCCGTCCCCGTATACCCCGTAAAGATCGAAGGGGACGACGTGCTCGTCTCCGTCACCCAGGAGTCCTGA
- the sufC gene encoding Fe-S cluster assembly ATPase SufC: MATLEIHDLHVSVEAENGPREILKGVDLTVKQGETHAIMGPNGSGKSTLAYSLAGHPKYTITGGTVTLDGENVLEMSVDERARAGVFLAMQYPVEVPGVSVSNFLRTSATAIRGEAPKLRLWVKEVKEAMERLQMDPSFAERNVNEGFSGGEKKRHEILQLELLKPAIAILDETDSGLDVDALRTVSEGVNRVRETGEVGTLLITHYTRILRYIKPDQVHVFANGRIAESGGAELADKLEAEGYEEYTKGGATA, encoded by the coding sequence ATGGCAACGCTTGAGATCCACGACCTGCACGTCTCCGTCGAGGCCGAGAACGGCCCGCGCGAGATCCTGAAGGGCGTCGACCTGACCGTGAAGCAGGGCGAGACGCACGCCATCATGGGCCCCAACGGCTCCGGCAAGTCGACCCTCGCCTACTCCCTTGCGGGTCACCCCAAGTACACGATCACCGGTGGCACGGTCACCCTCGACGGCGAGAACGTCCTGGAGATGTCCGTCGACGAGCGCGCCCGCGCCGGCGTCTTCCTCGCCATGCAGTACCCGGTCGAGGTGCCCGGCGTCTCGGTCTCCAACTTCCTGCGGACCTCCGCGACCGCGATCCGCGGCGAGGCCCCCAAGCTGCGGCTGTGGGTCAAGGAGGTCAAGGAGGCCATGGAGCGGCTCCAGATGGACCCCTCCTTCGCCGAGCGCAACGTCAACGAGGGCTTCTCCGGCGGTGAGAAGAAGCGCCACGAGATCCTCCAGCTGGAGCTGCTCAAGCCCGCGATCGCGATCCTCGACGAGACCGACTCCGGCCTGGACGTCGACGCCCTGCGCACCGTCTCCGAGGGCGTCAACCGCGTCCGCGAGACCGGCGAGGTCGGCACCCTGCTGATCACGCACTACACGCGCATCCTGCGCTACATCAAGCCCGACCAGGTCCACGTCTTCGCCAACGGCCGGATCGCCGAGTCCGGCGGTGCCGAGCTCGCCGACAAGCTCGAGGCCGAGGGCTACGAGGAGTACACGAAGGGTGGCGCAACCGCGTGA
- a CDS encoding metal-sulfur cluster assembly factor codes for MTDTPTTTTTKPASEEEVREALYDVVDPELGIDVVNLGLIYGIHVDDANIATIDMTLTSAACPLTDVIEDQAKSATDGIVNELKINWVWMPPWGPDKITDDGREQLRALGFNV; via the coding sequence ATGACCGACACCCCGACCACCACCACCACCAAGCCGGCCTCGGAGGAAGAGGTCCGCGAGGCGCTGTACGACGTCGTGGACCCCGAGCTGGGCATCGACGTCGTCAACCTGGGGCTGATCTACGGCATTCACGTCGACGACGCCAACATCGCCACCATCGACATGACGCTGACCTCCGCGGCCTGCCCGCTGACCGACGTCATCGAGGACCAGGCGAAGTCCGCCACGGACGGCATCGTCAACGAACTGAAGATCAACTGGGTCTGGATGCCCCCGTGGGGCCCGGACAAGATCACCGACGACGGCCGCGAGCAGCTCCGCGCGCTGGGCTTCAACGTCTGA
- the sufD gene encoding Fe-S cluster assembly protein SufD, with protein sequence MAEAQNIPAGSTTTGSIAVAAESTVATRMSAPPSYDVADFPVPHGREEEWRFTPLARLKGLHDGSAEAGGPDLKIDITAPEGVTHELVDRADPRVGKAGTPVDRVAAQAYSSFEKASVISVPKEAQLSEPIRITVHGEGGTAYGHQVIELGAFAEAVVVIDHTGDAVLAANVDYLLGDGAKLTVVSVQDWDERAVHVGQHNALVGRDASFKSVIVTFGGDLVRLHPRVTYAGPGGEAEFYGLYFTEQGQHHEHRLFVDHEASNCRSNVVYKGALQGDDAHAVWIGDVLIRASATGTDTYELNRNLVLTDGARVDSVPNLEIETGEIVGAGHASATGRFDDEQLFYLMARGIPADEARRLVVRGFFAELVQQIGLPDVEERLMSKIEAELEASAA encoded by the coding sequence ATGGCTGAGGCTCAGAACATCCCGGCGGGTTCCACGACCACCGGCTCCATCGCGGTGGCCGCGGAGTCCACCGTCGCCACTCGGATGAGCGCCCCGCCGTCCTACGACGTGGCGGACTTCCCGGTGCCGCACGGCCGCGAGGAGGAGTGGCGCTTCACGCCCCTCGCGCGCCTGAAGGGCCTGCACGACGGCAGTGCCGAGGCCGGCGGTCCCGACCTGAAGATCGACATCACCGCTCCCGAGGGCGTCACCCACGAGCTGGTCGACCGCGCCGACCCGCGGGTCGGCAAGGCCGGCACGCCCGTGGACCGGGTCGCCGCCCAGGCGTACAGCTCCTTCGAGAAGGCGTCGGTGATCTCGGTCCCCAAGGAGGCGCAGCTCTCCGAGCCGATCCGGATCACCGTCCACGGCGAGGGCGGCACGGCCTACGGCCACCAGGTCATCGAGCTCGGCGCGTTCGCCGAGGCGGTCGTGGTCATCGACCACACCGGTGACGCGGTGCTCGCCGCCAACGTCGACTACCTCCTCGGTGACGGCGCCAAGCTGACCGTCGTCTCCGTCCAGGACTGGGACGAGCGGGCGGTGCACGTCGGGCAGCACAACGCCCTGGTCGGCCGGGACGCGAGCTTCAAGTCCGTGATCGTCACCTTCGGCGGCGACCTCGTCCGGCTGCACCCGCGCGTCACCTACGCGGGCCCCGGCGGTGAGGCCGAGTTCTACGGCCTGTACTTCACCGAGCAGGGCCAGCACCACGAGCACCGGCTCTTCGTCGACCACGAGGCGTCCAACTGCCGCTCGAACGTGGTCTACAAGGGCGCGCTGCAGGGCGACGACGCGCACGCCGTATGGATCGGCGACGTCCTGATCCGGGCCTCGGCGACCGGCACGGACACCTACGAGCTCAACCGCAACCTCGTCCTCACCGACGGCGCGCGGGTCGACTCGGTGCCCAACCTGGAGATCGAGACCGGCGAGATCGTCGGCGCCGGCCACGCCTCGGCGACCGGCCGCTTCGACGACGAGCAGCTCTTCTACCTCATGGCCCGCGGTATCCCGGCCGACGAGGCCCGCCGGCTGGTGGTCCGCGGCTTCTTCGCCGAGCTGGTCCAGCAGATCGGTCTCCCGGACGTCGAAGAGCGTCTGATGAGCAAGATCGAGGCCGAGCTGGAAGCGTCCGCGGCATGA
- a CDS encoding EI24 domain-containing protein — protein sequence MRDLVAGMRYLGKGQRWVAQHGRWWGFGLIPALIALVLYAAVLTVLALWSGDIAAWATPFADGWGSPWQGLLRGVFVALLFAGGLMLSVLTFTAVTLLIGDPFYESLSEKVEESEGHCPPSPGRPLWQEIWIALRDSVHVLLRAAGFGILLFVLGFVPFVGQTVIPAIGFCVSGFFLAVELTSVAMQRRDVPVRERLRLLRGRKGLAVGFGTPVVLLFLIPFVAVVLMPGAVAGATLLVRDLMADEDEPPAPGGGEGAAAQGPAAGVPYGQPGAPGGFGPAPAPFPASQGQPQAPQQYPRPQSGPGSSAARPPAGW from the coding sequence ATGCGTGATCTTGTAGCGGGGATGCGGTATCTGGGCAAGGGGCAGCGCTGGGTCGCCCAGCACGGCCGGTGGTGGGGATTCGGGCTGATTCCGGCGCTGATCGCCCTGGTGCTGTACGCGGCGGTGCTGACCGTGCTCGCCCTCTGGTCCGGCGACATCGCGGCCTGGGCGACGCCGTTCGCCGACGGCTGGGGCTCGCCCTGGCAGGGGCTGCTGCGCGGGGTGTTCGTGGCGCTGCTGTTCGCCGGCGGGCTGATGCTGTCGGTGCTGACGTTCACCGCCGTCACGCTGCTGATCGGCGACCCCTTCTACGAGTCGCTGTCGGAGAAGGTCGAGGAGTCCGAGGGACACTGCCCGCCGTCCCCGGGCCGTCCGCTGTGGCAGGAGATCTGGATCGCCCTGCGGGACAGCGTCCATGTGCTGCTGCGGGCCGCCGGCTTCGGGATCCTGCTGTTCGTGCTCGGGTTCGTGCCCTTCGTCGGGCAGACCGTGATCCCCGCGATCGGCTTCTGCGTCTCCGGCTTCTTCCTCGCCGTCGAGCTCACCTCGGTGGCCATGCAGCGCCGGGACGTTCCGGTGCGGGAGCGGCTGCGGCTGCTGCGGGGCCGCAAGGGGCTCGCGGTCGGCTTCGGCACCCCGGTCGTGCTGCTGTTCCTGATCCCGTTCGTCGCGGTCGTGCTGATGCCGGGTGCGGTGGCCGGCGCGACGCTGCTGGTGCGCGACCTGATGGCGGACGAGGACGAGCCGCCCGCCCCGGGCGGGGGCGAGGGTGCGGCAGCCCAGGGCCCGGCCGCCGGTGTGCCGTACGGGCAGCCGGGCGCGCCGGGCGGCTTCGGGCCGGCCCCCGCACCGTTCCCCGCTAGCCAGGGACAGCCGCAGGCACCGCAGCAGTATCCCCGTCCGCAGTCCGGTCCAGGGTCGTCCGCAGCGCGTCCACCAGCCGGCTGGTGA
- the dapA gene encoding 4-hydroxy-tetrahydrodipicolinate synthase, with protein sequence METMPAPLAPPVAAPPFGRTATAMITPFTDDGALDTEGAQRLATRLVDDGGCDGLVLSGTTGEAPTTSDAEKEALLRAVVEAVGDRARITAGVGTHDTRHSVALARSAERAGAHGLLVVTPYYSRPTQESVAHHLRTVADATGLPVMLYDIPGRTGTALATGTLLRLAAHPRIAAVKDCAYDPLKSAKVLAATGLAYYAGCDEQILPLRALGGAGCISTAANAAPRAVRAVLDAFDAGDTAEATRRQLALVPLIEAMTGGEAPGTVTSKALLNHLGLPAGPVRGPLLAADAELTSRLVDALRTTLDRTADGDTAAVPAAVPG encoded by the coding sequence ATGGAGACCATGCCCGCCCCCCTCGCACCCCCGGTCGCCGCACCGCCCTTCGGCCGTACCGCGACCGCCATGATCACCCCGTTCACCGACGACGGAGCGCTCGACACCGAGGGCGCCCAGCGGCTCGCCACCCGTCTCGTCGACGACGGCGGCTGCGACGGGCTGGTGTTGAGCGGCACCACCGGGGAGGCCCCGACGACCTCGGACGCCGAGAAGGAGGCCCTGCTGCGGGCCGTGGTCGAGGCCGTGGGCGACCGGGCACGGATCACCGCCGGGGTCGGCACCCACGACACCCGGCACTCCGTCGCGCTGGCCCGCAGCGCCGAACGGGCAGGCGCACACGGCCTGTTGGTGGTCACGCCGTATTACTCACGGCCCACCCAGGAGTCCGTCGCCCACCACCTGCGCACGGTCGCGGACGCCACCGGACTGCCGGTGATGCTCTACGACATCCCGGGCCGCACCGGCACCGCGCTGGCCACCGGGACGCTGCTGCGGCTGGCCGCCCATCCGCGGATCGCGGCGGTCAAGGACTGTGCCTACGACCCGCTGAAGTCCGCGAAGGTGCTGGCCGCGACGGGCCTGGCCTACTACGCGGGCTGCGACGAACAGATCCTGCCGCTCCGCGCGCTCGGCGGCGCCGGCTGTATCAGCACCGCCGCCAATGCCGCGCCGCGGGCGGTGCGCGCCGTACTCGACGCCTTCGACGCCGGCGACACGGCCGAGGCGACCCGCCGTCAGCTCGCGCTGGTCCCGCTCATCGAGGCGATGACAGGCGGCGAGGCCCCGGGCACGGTCACCTCGAAGGCGCTGCTGAACCACCTCGGACTGCCCGCCGGACCGGTCCGCGGACCGCTGCTGGCGGCGGACGCCGAACTCACCAGCCGGCTGGTGGACGCGCTGCGGACGACCCTGGACCGGACTGCGGACGGGGATACTGCTGCGGTGCCTGCGGCTGTCCCTGGCTAG
- a CDS encoding endonuclease/exonuclease/phosphatase family protein codes for MPSRRSLRKPVTVSAVVCAALAGGLLTATQSASAAGARIHDIQGSTRISPLAGQQVSEVPGTVTAIRSFGSARGFWVQDPQPDKNPATSEAVFVFTGKETPKVAVGDALTFSGTVSEYYPGGKDAGLQSVTEITGATWTVNSSGAPVPAAFKLNPSSVPNRYAPAAGGKSIESLKLRPTSYALDRYESLEGMRVSVSRAPVVGPTNSYHELWVTAEPRHQRTARGGTLYRSYADPNGGRIKVASLIPFSQQPFPVADVGQTLAGTTAGPLDYDNFGGYTLQATELGKATGESPASETTRKQKSDELAVATYNVENLSPATPQAKFDRLAKALVQNLSSPDVVALEEVQDDSGPKDNGVVTAGETLKKLTDAIKAAGGPAYEWRQIDPANDQDGGQPGGNIRTAFLFNPDRASFTDIKGGDATTPVKVVDDHGKATLSASPGRIAPADEAWKSSRKPLVGQFSAKSRPGSRVFVIANHFNSKGGDQGLDSRFQPPARTSETQRTAQARLVNAFVKDLLAKDPKAGVVVAGDLNDYEFSPALKNLTAGGVLTDQVRRLPAAERYGYVYNGNSQVLDHMLTSRPLTRADYDIVHVNAEYADQASDHDPQVLRIKP; via the coding sequence ATGCCGTCCCGTCGTTCGCTCCGCAAACCGGTCACCGTCAGCGCGGTGGTCTGCGCCGCCCTGGCCGGCGGACTGCTCACCGCCACCCAGTCCGCCTCGGCGGCCGGTGCCCGGATCCACGACATCCAGGGCAGCACCCGAATATCCCCGCTGGCCGGACAGCAGGTCAGCGAGGTGCCCGGCACGGTCACCGCGATCCGGTCGTTCGGCTCGGCGCGTGGTTTCTGGGTGCAGGACCCGCAGCCCGACAAGAACCCCGCCACCAGCGAGGCGGTCTTCGTCTTCACCGGAAAGGAGACGCCGAAGGTCGCCGTCGGCGACGCGCTCACCTTCTCCGGCACGGTCAGTGAGTACTACCCGGGCGGCAAGGACGCCGGTCTGCAGTCCGTCACCGAGATCACCGGCGCGACCTGGACGGTGAACTCCTCCGGCGCCCCGGTGCCGGCCGCCTTCAAGCTCAACCCGTCCTCGGTGCCGAACCGTTACGCCCCTGCCGCGGGCGGCAAGAGCATCGAGTCGCTGAAGCTGCGCCCCACGTCGTACGCCCTGGACCGCTACGAGTCGCTGGAGGGCATGCGGGTCTCGGTCTCGCGCGCCCCGGTCGTCGGCCCGACCAACAGCTACCACGAGCTGTGGGTGACCGCCGAGCCCCGCCACCAGCGCACGGCCCGCGGCGGCACGCTCTACCGCTCGTACGCGGACCCCAACGGCGGCCGGATCAAGGTGGCGTCGCTGATCCCGTTCTCCCAGCAGCCGTTCCCGGTGGCCGATGTCGGCCAGACGCTGGCCGGCACCACCGCCGGCCCGCTGGACTACGACAACTTCGGCGGCTACACCCTGCAGGCCACCGAGCTGGGCAAGGCCACCGGCGAAAGCCCCGCGTCGGAGACCACCCGCAAGCAGAAGTCCGACGAGCTGGCGGTGGCCACCTACAACGTCGAGAACCTCTCCCCCGCCACCCCGCAGGCCAAGTTCGACCGGCTGGCGAAGGCGCTGGTGCAGAACCTGTCCTCGCCCGATGTCGTGGCGCTGGAGGAGGTCCAGGACGACAGCGGCCCCAAGGACAACGGGGTGGTCACCGCCGGGGAGACCCTCAAGAAGCTGACCGACGCCATCAAGGCGGCCGGCGGTCCCGCGTACGAGTGGCGGCAGATCGACCCCGCCAACGACCAGGACGGCGGCCAGCCCGGCGGCAACATCCGGACGGCGTTCCTGTTCAACCCCGACCGGGCGTCCTTCACGGACATCAAGGGCGGCGACGCCACCACCCCGGTGAAGGTGGTCGACGACCACGGCAAGGCCACGCTGTCCGCCTCCCCCGGCCGGATCGCGCCCGCCGACGAGGCGTGGAAGAGCAGCCGCAAGCCCCTGGTCGGGCAGTTCTCCGCGAAGAGCCGCCCCGGCAGCCGGGTGTTCGTGATCGCCAACCACTTCAACTCCAAGGGCGGCGACCAGGGCCTGGACAGCCGTTTCCAGCCGCCGGCCCGGACCTCCGAGACCCAGCGCACCGCGCAGGCCCGGCTGGTCAATGCCTTCGTCAAGGACCTGCTGGCCAAGGACCCGAAGGCCGGTGTCGTGGTGGCCGGTGACCTCAACGACTACGAGTTCTCACCGGCGCTGAAGAACCTCACCGCCGGGGGTGTGCTCACCGACCAGGTCCGCCGGCTGCCCGCCGCGGAGCGCTACGGCTATGTCTACAACGGCAATTCGCAGGTGCTGGACCACATGCTCACCAGCCGTCCGCTGACCCGGGCCGACTACGACATCGTGCACGTCAACGCCGAGTACGCCGACCAGGCCAGCGACCACGATCCGCAGGTGCTGCGCATCAAGCCGTAA